TGGGTATTTTGGTTATCGCAAATAAGTATGCGCAGACACTATCTTCTAGCCGTTGATAGAATCTGTTCCCTTTCATTATGTATCTTGTTTATTTCACTCGCTAATAATAGATTTCTGTCTATTCACTAACCACGGAGAGTCACGTGATGGCAAATCATAAACAGAATTACAGCATGTTTATGACCAAGGATGAGACGTATACCATTATCATCTTAATATATTAACATAGGCTTACACATCGGTGAGCTAGTGGTGTATTAAAAATATACAAATTGATAACTGATATATAGAAGGAAAAAGTACATGACGTAACATTATCGACAAGCTCAGAATTGCAAAGCTTGACCCTTTTGCTTCTTTTCACCACCCAACTCGAAGTGCTTACATCTCTTCAATGGCAATTGAGCCTTAGTCTTACAGGCAACACATTCCAATCTCAAGACAACCTTCTTGGTAGTCTTAGCCTTCTTACGGAAAATTTGCTTGGTTTGACCACCGAAACCGGATTGTTTACGGTCATATCTTCTCTTACCTTGAGCAAACAAGGAAGCCTTACCAGCCTTGTATTGGGTAACCTTGTGTTGGGTGTGCTTACGGCAGTTCTTACCCTTACAGAAAGTCTTTCTGGTTTTTGGAACGTTAACTAGATGTTTAAGTTAGTAATGTGATATTCTGGTGCTGTAGCGTTGGAGAGCATTAACATCATATAATTTAGCCGGTAATTCTAACAATTTGGATCAAAAACCTACGTCTTTTAAGGACGCTTTAGGTGTAGAGGACTTCGGTATTTTCGTTTACTAGTTGTATATTCATGATCACTCAGATTATCTAGTTTTAGATCAGTTCATAGACTTTAAAATTGAATTTATAACATCTACCGACAAAGATAAACCCACTACGCTCTT
The Eremothecium sinecaudum strain ATCC 58844 chromosome II, complete sequence DNA segment above includes these coding regions:
- the RPL42A gene encoding 60S ribosomal protein eL42 (Syntenic homolog of Ashbya gossypii AFR034W; Syntenic homolog of Saccharomyces cerevisiae YHR141C (RPL42B) and YNL162W (RPL42A); 1-intron in Ashbya gossypii), with the translated sequence MVNVPKTRKTFCKGKNCRKHTQHKVTQYKAGKASLFAQGKRRYDRKQSGFGGQTKQIFRKKAKTTKKVVLRLECVACKTKAQLPLKRCKHFELGGEKKQKGQALQF